One Echeneis naucrates chromosome 16, fEcheNa1.1, whole genome shotgun sequence genomic window, CCCGGTCTTTGTCTTTCGGcttgtctttctccttcttcttcatcttagTTTTGAGCTCcttcttcagctttttcttcACATCAACTGATGCCACaatcttgtttttctcctcaaacaCCTTGAGCAGAGGTTCAGGAGTAGGTGGTGAGGCTGATCCTGACGACACATATTCTCCTTGGTTCGGCTGGGGTGCGGACGGACCCCCCTGATTGACCTTTCTGATCACCTCATTGATTGAATCATCCATAGTCCAGTTTCCTAGGCCTGGATGTGCCTGGAGGTGAAGTGGCGTAGATGTGTCCTTTATAGAGTTGCTGACGCCAATCGGGACTTTAGGAGTAGATGGCTCCATAATAGTCAGTCTCCTGGGGCTAGAGAATCCATTGCTATCTGAATCAGAGCCAGATGAGAAAGCAAAAGGATCAGGCTCGCGCTCAGCACATGCTCTGGCGATCACAGCATCAATGGAATCATCGATAGCTGTATTATCAGGCTCGAGTTTCTTGAAGGGACCCTCTGCTAACTCCCTCTCCTCAATATTCTGACGCATATGGATGTTCTCTTTGCCCATCCTCTCACTGAGTGCAGACAGTGGTAGCTTGTGCAcattctctgtctttgttggCGGTTGAGATGTTTTGACTGAGCTCATCTTTGGGCTCTTGGGGCTTTTGGGACTCTTTGTCCTGCCTGGGGATTTCTTACTTTCCTTAGACGGTTTTGGAGACTGGATGGGACTGCCACCCACTGGAAGTGGAATGACCCCTTTAGGGGACTTAGTCCGTTGTCTGCCAGGGGAGGAGACCTTAGGCTTTCTTCCTGGAGTGGTGAGGCCCTTTTGATCAGAGTGTTTTGGTACTACTGGCTGAGGTCTGAAGGAAGGCAGGTCTCCAGAAGGTGTTTCAGGTGACAGGGGGTCAAGGCTATCGTGAGAAGGCAGCATGCCCGGGGGAACGCGTTGCGGGTTGAGAGAAGTAAGGGGTTCCCGGGGCTCAACCCCCCATTCTGGACTGAGGCCAGGGCACATGCGCGGCCTCTTGAAGGTAGGCATTATACCGACGGCTGCATCAGGGCTGTCTAAGTGCCTCTTCAGTGGGTGGTTCTCATCATTCACCGTCTCATCTTCTTcaatttcttcttcatcctcttccagTGGCACCTGCATAGCTTCAGCTGAGGTGCCCATGTCAGCAaggacctcctcctcctcctcttctagagaagaaaaggacaaaaacacacagtttaacaCTGTTTTAATTCAGTCTCTCTGAAATTACATAAACACAGCACCTCCTTCGGCATATTTCCAGGTTATTATAGTATCTATACTTATAAGTCCAAACCCaaatatatgtttgtgtatgttcaATTGCTGAATCATGAGGCAAGCATATTttggacaaacacacatcaatctTAGTTTGGTGCAAAAAGTACTGCCAACCTGGATGGATACTTGTATTTTCTGTATAATTTATAGTTAAGCTGCAAACTTGTTGACCATTCTAAAAAACttatggaaaacaaaaatatgcacacacatttatatgtgtgtttacatgtgtgttgCCATTTATGTGCTGACCTTCTTGTAAGGAGACCAATGGTGGCATGTAATCTGGAATGTAGTCCTTCCTCTCCTCAGCATCTCTGGCTCCAGGCTGGGGGAATTGGAGGACATTGTTTTTGCCAACAGGAAAGAGCGGCGTCTGATGGGCAAAGGCCACGGGCTCCAGGTTGTGAACATAATCCTCCATTTCATTTAGACTCACACCCAGGAGCCTGAAAGCCTGGCTGACATCCTCCAGGACTGGGTCCGTTCGTCCATCTGAAATGTAGCATCAAAAAAGGCTGTTAAACCTTAGACTACcctctgtgtgcgtctccatCACTAGAGAAATGTGTGTTCTTGAGTTGACGATAACCTGGGGGAAAGGTGTGACTACAGTCTAGTGCTTTGGCTGCACATACATGGAAGTGCCCTGAGTGATGTTGACATTCACACTAACGCAATGCTCAACAGGTTTCACAATGATAGGGACAAATTTACACATAATGCAACGCTCTGCCAACTAACTCATGTGAAATCAGCTACTCACTCGGCGTTGGCCAGAACTGGAAGGCATCGTAGccacagcaaaacaacacatgGGAGCAGTTTAGCAGTGTAGCTACTGTACTTTTTGACACATCAACCTTTGCTAGGGGGCGCCAGCTCCGGATCCCGTCAACAACAACGACTACTTCGGGCTTATGGTTAAAAAGTAATCGGAGTGATAAATGAAGCACTTACAGAGCTCAGAGTACCGATGGCAGACCCTGGCCAGCTGCTGAATATATCGATGCAGCACATCGGACAGCAGGTCGCACGCAGTGAGCTGAACCGCATCCCAGCCCAGAGCCTGGCAGATCTGCGCCACCGACACACGCAGCAGCGAGCGGGCATAGCTCTCGCACATCTCGCTGACTTAGTTACGGTACTAATCCCGGTCAATTCCTCTTCCAAAACATGTTCCTGGTCTTCATGTTTCACCAAACCCGCGGGGCTTTAGAAAACCCGCTCCCGCGGTTAATTTTGGACATCTACTTCAGTAAATATATTGGCGCTTTTGCCAGAGTCGCCATCTTGATTCCCTCGATAGACCCATCCCCGAAATCTCGATTGCGCATGCGCCGAGGTCAGCGGCGGCCTACAGGGCTGTGCTGCGTTCAGGAGCCTCATCGGCGCCCGGAGATGTGCAGGAAAACGGACGGGCCTCTAAATGTCGCCGCATGCGCTGCATGCTGCGCTGGTAGATCTGTTGGACCGCCAAAATGTCCGCTTCAGTTACAAGACAAGCCCAACGATCCGGATCCCAAACACGTGATTTCTTTTTGGAAACAAATCTTAACGTAACCCCATTTCACTCCGCAACAGCTGAGTCACGTCGAAAGTGGAGGGAAGCCGAGGTCAACGATTGTAGACGACCGGACTCATCTTCCATGATGGCTCCACAAACCAACCACTGAGCAACAAGTGACAACTGACCAATCCCTGGAGTCACCTCATCACTATAACTTATTTAATCTTCTAGGTAGAAACCATCACTTCAGAAGGACCACATTTCAACTggcaaatataaatatttctttcgtttttttcccccttaattTGTATATAATGGCTAATTCACATTTCTTACACATTGGACCCTggacaaattaacaaaaaacgaaacaatACATGCATACAAAAGAATCTTGTCAGTTGCATTGATGATGAAAACAGTTATGATTAGCCGTACTCATTGGACAAAGTGTTCTGATGGCTGTGTGGATTTAATTAGTCCAAAGCAATTTGTGCAACTCTTTCCAACAAATATTTTCCCACTGGATGCCTCTGCAAGGCCAGTGCCACGAGATGGCGCATGAGCGCTAATTACGGATATTCTAAATCTGCTACTGATCAACTTCtgctgacagaaacagagtAAACCTGGGCCACACCTCACCACTAGATCATTATGAGACAGAACATGCACAAGGTCTAGGTTTTATGATTTAACCCAGAATACTGGCCTATTcatttgactgaaaataactCTATACAAGGTTATGCATTGTCATTATGCTGTGTCAttgcttttttaatatttatcaaaaGGATTATTGTTGTGTGCCTGATAATCATTTTGTATAATAACATAGAAGTATATGAAACGAGGCCATCAGTATTcaatgacattttacatttttctgcctgAATAAGTTATGCATGACTACAAATGTACATAATTTACAATTTACTGTCTAACAAAGAAAACTCAAACTGAAAGCTGCAGTCAATAAAGAGTATGTCTCGATGTCTCTTCATCTTCTCATTTCCAAGGTGCAAAGTGTGTGGGAAAGTTGATTGGTTGCTCCATGTTTTAAATACTCATTCACGTTTGTCACAGCCTGTTGATTAGACATAAGTTAATTAGTATTGCAATGTAAGTGGCATTTGATGAATCAAGCTTAGGTTGTTGTAGTATCAAATTCAAACAATAAAGGGATCACAGACAATCACTGATTGCcatcatttataaaaaaaaattcaaatatgtAGTAAAGTTGAATAACTTTGAATAACTAACCCCTGAAAAACAGGGTTAATGAAGTTAATCATTTTCTATCTATGGATctacatttcttctttttaattttaataagatTACAATActatgcagaggtgtacttgTAATGGTTTTATAGACAAACACAGCGACGCTACTTTTTTAGGAAGTTGAAACATGCTGGACTTGGGAGCTCAGTCCTGACCTCATTCTACTGATATGCTGTGCAGAGCTCCTACGTCACAGTGTGGCATGACAGTGcggctgctctgctgcagagaaaaaggccCTGCACAGGGTGGTGAAAGCTGCACAAAAAATTTTGGGTAGCAGCCTAACCACCCACCACCACAGACACGCAGCCAAATGCAGGAAGAGAGCCTCCAACATCATGAAGGACCTCCCCTCCCTTCAGgccagaggtggaggagcatCAGAAGCAGAACCACCAGACTCAACAACAGCTTTTATCCACAAGCTATTAAGCTGCTGAACTCTGTTGGTCTGCtttaaacactcacacacacacatccctgtCTAACAGTTTCATATCCTGTCTGTGCATGCATAAGTTATGACAATAAAACTATAGTATTACTAGTAAAGTAATACTATACaataacttgtgtgtgtgtgtgtgtgggtgggggggaaTTCTCTATACCACTGGTATGGTGAAACCAAGATTTTGAAGCATTTCCTGCAGATAAACTTGTTAGTGTTTTCCAagtataatttatatttatatttccagTTTATTGGTCATCTGATATCAAATTTTACAGTGTTGTGGGTGTTGCACCTATAAGGATGCTATTGGACCAAAATATTGTAAGACAGCTCTTTATTTGGAGTTGTGTTGCACAGAATTATGCCTacaaaattaagcattttcagcattttgaacTAATGTTAGGGGTTGAGAGTcatatgcaactttattagtGTATAGTacaaattttaaatatgaaacagcATTTAGCTTTGTAATAAGGTCTGAATAGAGTACAGTaactgttttatatatatatatatcgatatatatataaaagaatgTTTGAAGTTTTTGACCCTAAAAACATCAAAGACAAACACTAGTAAGGATTGTGCTGCAGCTTTATAAAGTCAATCTTATCAGTAAACGCAAAATTATTACcacataaaaatcacattatttagcaaaatgacaatataatttacagaaaaaacacaaaactaaatgaaCACAGTATGTACAGCAAACCTGCCGGTATGTAGGCAGTAATTGTCACTCTATTCATTAACTGAATAACTGAGTTTACAAAGTAAGAgaataaattatgaaattaagGAGAGTACATTTGTAGTCCGTTTGAAATAACCTAAACTGGTGAAGTatagatttttcctttttgtgttcTTGAGGTCACATGCATCTGACATTTTCAGGTCAGACAAAATCTTTCATTGATAGAATTTGTCAGGAAAGAGTCCATTGTCATTGTTAAAATTCCATTTCTCCCAAATGTACCATTGGCCGTTGTATctgtcaaaacaagaaaacatatATAGAACATTAAGATAACAGAAAAAAGGGTTCACTCTAACATCAGGTGATTTTATTATGTGCTGTGTTTTAACATGGTCAGTTTTGTGGCACTGAAACATGGAAAAACTGATCAAACCTAATTAGAGTGTGTCACATCACTCACTCGGTGCCAAAgtaaatgtgttcatgtgttaGGATCTCACCAGTTATAAAAATAGGGTAGCGGGCAGATATATTCTGAACTTGCAGGCGGATCAAACATGTGAGATAGTCAGGTTGATCTCTTGACATGAGGTCACACTCGTGGTAAGGCAAGACCTCCAGTATTCCAGTTTCTTGACAAGAGTTCAAGACTTGCTTCTTCTCTTTGACCTCTTCACTAACCCTACACATGGGAGAAGAAAAGCAATACTAAGTATTCAGTACACCAGCTTTGACATagtgcaccaaaaaaaaaaaaaaacagtttgttaaATTATGGCTGTCTGCAAATCTACAAATGTATACAGGGCATTTGGAAAAATACAGTGGCTGACGGCAGATGGTCAATTAAAGATGCAATGGGAAAATTTCTGCATAATAATTCACAGGTATTCGTATACACAAGTCAAACTTAAAAATTGGGCATATGAATGAGTACTTATGCAAATGAAACAACCAAGCCAACATTTACCTTTGTTTACTTCTCTTTTCTGGAAAAAGTGATCAGAAATATTACAAACTGTAGCGTGAATCACTGCCAGATTTACTCCAGCTGTGCTTATAAAGGGACAAAGCTCTCCGTTCGATGGGTGTCAGTAGTACAAGCACAATGAATATTGCTCTCATTCACCAGCAGGGTTGAAGTTTGATCTTGTGGAATGATTAAATCACAGTATCTTTTGGTACTCTATCTGTAATGATTACCAAACAATATGAAGTAAACATTCtgactatttatttatttacttaaatgttctacatgttttatttatagttttgtcaattttcttccttttagCTTCTTGGTTTGTCTTAAATCTAATCAATATTTGCTACTTCTAGGCGCCAGAGTTCTTCTTGTACTTTTACTTTGGTTATTCGTTCTTGATTCATTTACTGCAACATGTTCTTCTCAGTGTAATTATGTGGTTTTGCTTattgaaaattaataaaatactgACATTTCATAAAAACTTATCTGGAAGTAGACGCCTACcttgatttttcttttagtcGCCGACTGTTTCTGTAGTGTAGCATCCATTTCCACTTCCCTGTTCTTCTTAATTCTCGCAAGACTTCTGCAAATTTTCTCATGTCACctaggaagaaagagagaaagaaagaaacagatgtAATCAAACTTGGTTGAATTATAATAATCACATAGCAAAATCTGTCAACAAAACGTCTGCAGTCTACATACAGATACTAAGGGTCTCCAGTACTGCCATGTCAAGCATTACAAAGCCTCCCTGCACAAACAGCTCCTGGTAGGTGAGATTCACAACATCATCTGGTTCATCGATGCCAGCAAACTGCACACCCGGTGACTTCTTCAGTTCAAGCAAATGTGGGACCTGAAGTAACAGAGAGCAAGGCATCAATTTATGAGTGGCCATTGCAGTGCGTGTGTGCACGCGTGCCcatatgtatataaatacatgtatatgtgtgtgagtgtatattttataaaaattttttttacagttcctgattttttttacctcacaaATGTGCTCTGCAATGTCTTCATTCCTGAGGATGATGAGTAGGGATGCAGAACTATCCTCACTGAGGAAAAACTCAGATGGCTGTACGGCAGTATGGCCCTCTGCTTCTAAATGTgccttttgaaaataaaaaccaaaatagcAATTTTGCACTAGTAAGTTTCATTGTTTCGATGAAAGAAGGGGAAAGAAACTTGTctgtatttgttcattttgaagtCAAAGCTGAGAAGTCCTATTCAGCAGTGGCAATTGAAAATTTGCTCCTTCCACTTTGCAATGCACATATCATATTGCATACTGTCTGTGAGCTAGTTGcttaatgtaataaataaacttGTCTGAAGACCTGCTGAGTGACTTCACTTCAAGGCTATATCCCGACCCGTGGGCAAACAGGTCATGTCAAAATGCCGGACGTTATATGAACAGTTCCTCTTGCCTGATGTTAAGCGATACTTAAGAGATAAACCTTACAAATGTCACTAAGCTGCGGTATTTATCTGTAATCTGGGCACATCCTTCCACTGGTCCATATGACAGGGATGTATAGGAAAAGATAAAAGTTTGCAAGACAGACACTGCAACACCAAAATACAGAATATAGACTGAAATTACAGCAGAAGTTTAAAACTTGTTTTACCTTGGTTTCCTCAAACAGTTCATCATCTGATGTCACCAATATGTAGAATTTGTTCTTTGTCTTGCAGGATTTCTTCACAACTGAGTTCAGACAACTGCGGAAGCTCTCGtccatctctctcttcattttatAACAGAAGTCAAAATGGCTACTTGGCTCAGGCTTTGTGTAACTTGTATCCATTGTGAAGTTCGTCGGTCTGGATTGAACCTTCTGGACAGCAcaaatgtcattcattttttcttcatataaCCTCACACATTCTGCAGTCACATCAGACACTCCAGCATGTTCCTTCAGAGTCCTTCCTTGTGCTGGAGATGATTTTTGAAGATGCAAAGTCCTTTCTTCTGTTGAGTCTGCCATGCTCTTCCTGTCAGACACATCTACCTTGAACTTTTGTCCATCGAGTAACGGAGTGTCCAGGAACTCCCCTGAGTCCTCCTGCTCTTCTAGACTGGAAAAGCACACAGTCACAGGACTGGTGCAGGACAAACTTGATTTGTCCTGTGAGTCCTTGTGGTAGACATCTTCTCTCTTATTCCTTTTCAGAAGCTGTTTCATTTGCTCTGAGAAGATGAGAGTCTCCTTTTCCAATGAAACCTGAGTGATATCATCTTGAAGGCACTGCTGAGAAACCTGGTCTAGAAAAAAATGCGATCTCTTCCGATTGGTGTTGAAGATTGTACACACAAGCGAGCTTTGAGGTCCCAGGTCACCAATTACAGCACTGTCTTTGTGTTCAACAAATGAAGAAGATGCTTCTGAGCACGCTGTCGGATCAACCTCTCTGTTCTCTTCAGTTGTTATCTCAACTTTTTCAAGCAAACTACATGACAAGGAGCCTTGGTGTCCATCACTTTTTACTGATTCAAAAGACTCTGTGGACAGAGATGATGGTGAAATCTTGGTGTCCTTTATTTGGTCTTGATTAGCAGGATCTAAAAATGCCAATTTCGCTCTTTCTGAGTTGGATTTGGTTTCAACTACATTTGACAAACAACTCTCTCTGGACTCTTGTCTATCATCAATTAGTCCGGAGGAGAAATGTTCTGTCTTGTTTGCTGTGGTAGTGGGAGTGGCAGTTACGGCTACTGAGGTTTCAGTTTGGTCGCTTTTAGCAGAGTATTGTATTTTTCCATCTTTAGAGTTGCAGTGTACCTGACATTCATCACTTTTAGAAGGTTTTACAGCCATGACAGGACGCTGACTGTGTGAGCGGAGTTCGAGATTTAAATTTGACTGTTGTGCTGTTTTATGCCTGCCTTGATTAATATTAGATGTAAAGGTGTGCAAACCCTCTGAGGGGACAGATGTATAGGAATGACAATAATCTTGTCCTACAGAGGTTTCCTTCTTTTGGTCTCCTCTCTCAAAATTATGTGGCAGAAGTGGTGAgtctgttttcttcagctgcaaCCTAACACCAAGTACCTTCTCTAATTTACTTTTGAAAGGTGATATAATAAAGTGATCTGGCGATTGTTTGTGCAGTTCATGAGATGTGGAGGGCGATGCTTCCACTAGTTTATTACTCATTTTCTTAAAGTCAGCTGAAGTGTGGCTTGAGCTTACACATGCAGGGGTATGCTTGATGTCGAGGTTCGGGGTTTGATCAATATAGTTTTTCATATGAGCTGTTTCCATTTGGTTCACTTTGTCAATGTGGCTTGGTTTGCACAAAAGCTTATCTATACTCTGTAGCACTCTTAAGGTTCTTAGTTCAAGATCAGGATGAAGAGGTTTCTGATCACTCCCAACTGTGGGGTGAGTTTGGAGTTTTTGCTCACAAGGCATCTCATCATCGACAGGCTTTGAGCTGTTAAGGCATTCATGAGTTTTGTAGCTTTCATTGCTACTGAAAGCAGAAGTACTCCTGCAAGGGCCTGAACATGGTACCCAGTCGTACGGCCTCTCATCCAAAGTTGGTGTAGGACATCTGTTATCACACTCACTTCCTGATCCCATTTCATGGTTTGTTTCACTTGTACCAAGAAGTAAAACTTTGTCAGCAGAGAGTGTACGCGTTTCAGCTGTACTGCTTATTTCTCTGATCATGTCAAAGTATGAAGCGTTATTGATGATTGGCATTTCCTTCTGGCTTTGAACGGCTTCTTCAACCTTGCTTTGTTGCTGTGGGATATTTGGTTGCAGCATATCCTCTCCAGAGATGTCTAGTCCTATAAATGGAATTAAAATCCCACTAGAACCCATTTCCAAACGCTCATTTGTTCTCTCCATTGCCAGATCTGTTTCTTTCGTCAGTGTCTCAAAGGCTTCACATTTTTTCACAGCCTCGTCCTGAGGTGAATGTGGGTTGGAATGAAATGCTTCTTCTTGGGCTGTGCTAccatcctctttcttttccacagcTGATGTTGTATGATCACTATTCCGTCCTTCTTCCAAACTGTCCTTGGTCTTTGGGATTGACTCTGCTTGACAAGACTCAAGGGATGTGGGCAATTCTACCGTCTGATGTTGCACCTTGTCTGCCAAACAAATATCATTTTCTGACATATCCTCACTTGTAGTTTGATTGTCATCTTGCTCCATTTCAGAGACAATGACAGGAACCTTTCCTAGAAGTACCTTTTCACCTGCCAACGCATGTCCATTTGTAGGAAGCTCTCTCAACTGGAAATCCCTGCAGGCAGCATCTTCATGGTTTGCTTGAGATGGCGCTTGGCAACAACAGTCTGGAATGCAATCTTTCTTTACTGAACCAGGACTTTCACACATGATAGACAAAGGTTGTTCACTTAGATCTCCTTCAACTACAGCAGCTGAAACGCAACAGTCTGTTTCATCAAGTACATTGCCTTCTCCAATGCCATCTTGACCTGTAGTAATTTCCCCTGCCTGTTCTGTACCAcaatcaacatcatcatcattttcactgtAGCTCGAAGAAACAGATTTAGGTTCCTCTGTGGATATCTGCTTCTCTTGATCAATCACTTCTAGGAAagcttctatttttcttttttggcttgAGTTTTCTTTTACTTCCCAATTTACTTTTGATTTAATGTAATCACGCTCAGCCACTTTATCTGCTTCTTTGTCGGACTCTCCGTTTTTGTCTCTCATAGATTCGCATGaatttttctcatgtttttgaGCCAAACTTGTCTTCAGATTTTCAAGGTCGTCATTCTTAGATGTGTTGTCTTCACTGCATCCATGTGACACATGGCCAGTTCCTGAGGCAGTTGCAACATTTCCTCTCTCAAGTAAtgccttttctgtttcttcttgtaGAGGACTGAATAATCCATCATCTTTGAAAGATGCTTTATCAAAGCCAGCATTTTGGGAAGGAGTAGAAGATTTGTCCTCTTCATAGCTATCGCCAACCTTGCTCATGTCATTGATCTTCTCTGTAGAATGTACCATTGTTTTGTGACactggaagaagaaagaaatggcACAATATAAAAATTACATATTAAAAACACTTGTTCATTCAGTGAAAGCTAtggatgctttttcttttggcttATTTTGAACTATTATTTGCTGTAAACTTGAAGGTTATTTATGCAATGGATGCATCAGCAACTCCAACAATGCCTATTGCAAACAACAAAAGCTGTGATTAAATCCCTCCACGCAGGGTTAGACAGGTAACTAAAATTTTATGCAGAGCAGTAATGGAGATAACAGAAAACAAGGTTTGTGGAAAACAACATCTAAATATCAGCCATTTTCTTGCAAATGGCAGATATATTCCAAACCACTGGTAGAATGATAGGAGTCCATAACAGTGGCTAAGACTAACTAACTGGTGGGCGCTGTATAATTCAGCCTGAACAAGTTGGAGCCTGATACATGGTTAGTTTGGCAACTTGTTCAAAAGTTGCATGCCCAGTCTTGTGGAACACTAACCACTGGCAATCTGTATGTGGAATATCACTCCTGTTGGAGAAAAGAGACTTAAGCAGAAGCACAGGGCCCTGATAGTACGCTTCCATTCTTCAGTGGCTGCGCTTAACGAAGATGAAGGTATGCCCTGTTGGAGTCTATGTGGCAAAAAGCATTTTGGGGTCTATAAATGGGCAAAATGGGATAGTGTCATGTACTCCACTTTAGAAACAAACCTGAAGTGTGGCTACCGCGGATGACTCCATTGTGTTCACTGTTTCACTTGCTTCTGTCAGTTCACTGGATCCAGAAGTCCCTCTTTTACTGACTTGAGGTTCTGCAGCAACAGTCTCTGAATTGCCGTTTTTCAGAGACAAGTCCAAAACAGCTGATTCTTGGTCTAAGGAAGAGTTATCTTTCTTACTGAGGTCCAAAGCTTTTGAAGGTGAAGGGTCTTGTTTGTCTGCTACAGTTGAGGAAGCACCAAATGAATTTGCCTTAAGCTCAAGGACGACTGGTGCCGCTGGGACCATTTTAGTGGACATTTCCACAGAATCGCTCCCTTCTGAAGAGTCACCATTTGAGTCCATCTGAAAGAACCTGGCTGTTGATCGGCTGTAAAATAGTCCTATCCATATGTGGACAATGAGCTGTACCTCTTCAGCTGTGTCTTGAATGGAGTAATCCCATGGGCTGTTAAAGATAGAGAAAAAAGGCTGTTTTAGTCAAGTCACATTTCATGTGATCAATACGGAAAGTTGACTTTACTGTATATGGTATATTGTCatgcagagaagaaaacattttcaacatagGAAAAGAAAGATTCTTTATTGTCAATGCTGAGATACTTttcataaattaaaataaaaatacataccCATGCAAGGCTCGTACGACAGTTCTGTCCCTGAAGTCATTTGAAAACCTGCTGTCTCGATTAAAGTCGTAGTTTTCGTTCCATTCCCTTGTGAC contains:
- the taf3 gene encoding transcription initiation factor TFIID subunit 3; this encodes MCESYARSLLRVSVAQICQALGWDAVQLTACDLLSDVLHRYIQQLARVCHRYSELYGRTDPVLEDVSQAFRLLGVSLNEMEDYVHNLEPVAFAHQTPLFPVGKNNVLQFPQPGARDAEERKDYIPDYMPPLVSLQEEEEEEEVLADMGTSAEAMQVPLEEDEEEIEEDETVNDENHPLKRHLDSPDAAVGIMPTFKRPRMCPGLSPEWGVEPREPLTSLNPQRVPPGMLPSHDSLDPLSPETPSGDLPSFRPQPVVPKHSDQKGLTTPGRKPKVSSPGRQRTKSPKGVIPLPVGGSPIQSPKPSKESKKSPGRTKSPKSPKSPKMSSVKTSQPPTKTENVHKLPLSALSERMGKENIHMRQNIEERELAEGPFKKLEPDNTAIDDSIDAVIARACAEREPDPFAFSSGSDSDSNGFSSPRRLTIMEPSTPKVPIGVSNSIKDTSTPLHLQAHPGLGNWTMDDSINEVIRKVNQGGPSAPQPNQGEYVSSGSASPPTPEPLLKVFEEKNKIVASVDVKKKLKKELKTKMKKKEKDKPKDKDREKDKGKIKEKNKDKNRDKNKEFSKDVKMPWKDFGVKDEELFVQRDFTLPEGSIKMKSRDGDVPKKEKEKHKDKKKDKEKSKKDKDKREKGKDRSKEDRQKQSALAPFALGEIPPLFSPSACLRIPSMLPSLAPILQEKEIKSKEKDKKKDKKEKKKKKDKEKDKERDKAKEKEREKEEKRKEKEREKEKREKEKEKERIRLEKVKVDTPAALPSPVIPRLTLRVGAGQDKIVISKVVPNSEPKTPTPKTPAAKSGPGNRPRTPPLPPILPPVAPPLPPPVPSVPVSPAPSSLLSLAPMLSPAASLKPPVRSVVTETVSTYVIRDEWGNQIWICPGCNKPDDGSPMIGCDDCDDWYHWPCVGISAAPPEDQQWFCIKCSSKKKDKKHKKRKHKPH